The genomic stretch AGCCCAACCACGGTTTTATTATCCGGGCAATGACCGCAATTATTTTGGCGGGGTGCAATTGAATTATGTTTTTTAGTTATATGCTAGATGCAGAATAGACTATCTTTAAATTAAACATACTGACCGTGGGGAAAATAGAAGAATACATTTCAAAATTTCCGAAAGAGGTGCAACTGCATCTTCAAGAAATTAGAACCATCATTAAGAAAACAGCTCCGATGGCCACGGAACAAATGGCCTATGGAATGCCCGGTTACAAAACCAATGGAAAGCCGCTTGTCTACTTTGCAGCGTACAAAAGTCATATCGGTTTTTATGCGACTCCGTCTGGACATGAAACGTTTCAAAAAGAGCTTTCAAAATACAAACAAGGAAAGGGTTCTGTGCAGTTTCCTTTGAACCAACCCATCCCTTTTGAACTCATCGAACAAATTGTTAGGTTTAGAGTTGAGGAGAATGCTAACCTAAACTAAAATTTAATGACCCCAAGAATACAAACCCTACCCACAACCTTGTTGGTCGGCAAAAAATCAATCACCTCCTTCGCAGACAACAATACGTTTGAGCTATGGCACAGCTTTTCACCAAGAAAAAAGGAAATCAAGCATTCCATCAATGATAATCTCTATTCCGTTGAGATTTATCCCAGCACTTCCTTTTTTCAAAATTTCAACCCCACCCAAGTATTTGAAAAATGGGCGGCCATTGCCGTTTCCCAAGTGGAAGAAATACCCGAGGAAATGCAAAGCTTGACCCTTCCCGAAGGATTGTACGCCGTGTTCTCCTACAAAGGAAAACCGAGTGAGGCTATGGAAACCTTCAAATATATCTATTCCGAATGGCTCCCCAATTCGGGATATGCAATGGATCACAGACCCTATTTTGCATTGATGGGGGCTAAATATAAAGGAGAACACCCCGAATCCGAGGAGGAGTTTTGGGTTCCCATCAATGCTGAACAGTAGGTAATCTTTAGTGCTAGAATCACATTACTTTGAAATATCATTTTTTATTTAGACATTTATCTAAATAACTAAACAACAAGCATGAATTCGTTGTTCAAAGCCCTTAATGATGAAACGCGCCGACAGATTGTGGAACTGCTCAAGGAAAAAGATATGAATGCGGGAGAAATTGCCGAACGGTTCCATATTTCCAAGCCAAGTATTTCGCATCACCTGGATATTTTAAAACAGGCAGACCTCGTCACCAGCGAAAAAAAGGGACAGTTTGTGGAATATTCCCTGAACACCACCATTTTAGAAGATTTGCTCAACTGGATACTAACCCTTAAAAAATAAATTATGAACCTTAAAAAAGAATTGCCGCTCATCGGGATTGTATTGCTGCCCTTTCTCTATTTGGCCTACGTTTGGAACCAATTGCCCACCGAAGTTCCCTTGCACTGGAATATCAAGGGGGAAGTGGACCGTTACGGGGACAAATCGGAGCTTATCCTTATCCCCATTTTAACTTCCTTGTTGATTTATGTGATTTTCTTGGCGGTGCCCCATATCGATCCAAAAAAACAGATTCAAAAAATGGGCAAGAAATACGATACCTTAAAATGGATTATTACCACTTTTATGTCCGTTTTGGCCTTGTTCATCATTTATACGGCAAAAAATCAATCCGTTGCCAACCCCAATTACATTTTGTTGCTATGCGGAGTCCTTTTCATCATATTTGGCAACTATTTCAAAACAATCAAAGCCAATTATTTCATTGGTATCCGAACGCCTTGGACTTTGGAAAACGAAGTTGTTTGGAAAGAAACCCACAAATTGGGAGGCAAAATCTGGTTCGCTGGCGGTTTGCTTATCATTCTATCCAGCCTAATTTTTAATGAACAGACCAATTTTATCATTTTTATGACCTTAGTCGCAATAATGGTATTGGTTCCTGTCGTCTATTCTTATCTGTTGTTTAAAAAGAAAAAAGTCTAGTTCGTCAAAAAAAGCTTTGAATGAGTTGGTGAGTAATCCGTATCTTAGTTATTCATATTTCAAGATATATGCTAAGTAAGTGGGTTCCTTTTGCTTTTTTACTATTGATTTTTTCATGTACTGAAAAAACCAAGAAAGGGGTGAGTTCTATCGATCCCGTAAATTGGAACAACAGGGTGGCCGCTATTTCCCCAACAGATTCCTTGATGACCGGTACCTCCTATCTCTCCGTATATTCCGAGATTTATAGCGAAACGGAACACCGTACACACAACCTTACCAGTACCATAAGTATGCGCAATACCAACCTGAAGGATACCATTTACATCACTAAAGCGGAATATTTTGATACCAAGGGCAATCCCATAAGAACCTATTTTGATGAACCCATCTACATCAGACCTATGGAAACCGTGGAAATTGTGATCGATGAGAAAGACCGATCGGGCGGAACGGGTGCCAACTTTCTTTTTGATTGGTCCATAAAACCAGATTCCCACGAACCCTATTTTGAAGGGGTGATGATTTCCACTTCGGGATCGCAAGGCCTATCCTTTACCACCGAAGGCAAACGAGTGGAATGACATTGTCGGTCTTGCAATTGTCATAGTTTTAATCGCCCGATTATAGTATCTTGTATATCACTTTTAGGAAAAAATGATGCTTTCCCGTAAGCATAAAAAACAACACTATGACCGATTTACAAATCGCCAAAGATGTTTCTTTACAGCACATCGCCACCATTGCAGAAAAATTTGGAATCGACCCCGAACACATAGAAATGTTCGGAAAATACAAGGCCAAACTTCCCTTAAAAGCCATAGACCGAGAAAAAGCCAAGGAAAGTAATCTTGTTCTGGTATCGGCAATCTCACCTACGCCCGCAGGAGAAGGAAAAACCACAATGTCCATAGGACTTTCCGAAGGACTCAACCGATTGGGCAAAAAATCAACGGTGGTTTTGCGGGAACCTTCCTTAGGCCCTGTCTTTGGAATAAAAGGGGGCGCCACCGGAGGCGGATACTCCCAAGTGATGCCCATGGAGGACATCAACCTGCATTTTACAGGGGATTTTGCCGCCATTGAAAAAGCGCACAACCTATTATCGGCCATTATCGACAACAATATCCAGAGCAAGACCAATTCGTTGCTTTTAGACCCAAGAACCATAGGTTGGAAACGTGTTATGGATATGAACGACCGCTCTCTGCGCCACATCATCGTGGGACTTGGCGGGACAACTTCGGGTGTGCCAAGGGAAACCGGTTTTGATATTACGGCAGCTTCAGAGATTATGGCCATCCTCTGCTTGGCGGAAAGTCTGAGCGACCTAAAAAAACGGTTGGGAAACATTTTTGTGGGGTATACTTTCGACAAAAAACCGATTTACGCCAAAGATTTGAAAGCCGAAAGCGCTATGGCCGCTTTATTAAAAGATGCCATAAAACCCAATTTAGTTCAGACGATTGAGGGCAATCCCGCGATTATTCACGGTGGGCCTTTTGCCAATATTGCACAAGGAACCAATTCGGTAATCGCTACTTTAATGGGAATGACGCATTCGGACTACACGGTTACCGAAGCGGGATTTGGTTTTGACCTCGGAGCTGAGAAATTTTTCGACATCAAATGTCAAAGTGCCAACTTGAAGCCAAAGGCCGTTGTGCTCACAACAACCATCCGCGCGTTAAAATATCACGGAGGTGCAGATTTAAAATCCTTGACAAAGCCCAACGTGGAAGCGTTGAAAAAAGGCCTTCCCAATTTGGAAAAGCATTTGGAAAACATTGCCAAATTCAAGGTTGTTCCGGTAATTGCCATCAACAAGTTCGTATCGGACACGGAGGAAGAAATTGCCGTCATCAAAGCATTGGCGGTGTCCAAAGGTGTTCGTGTAGCCGTTGCCAATGTATGGGCCAAAGGTGGAGAGGGAGCGGAAGACTTGGCCAAGGCTGTCATTGATATCGTGGAATCTAAAGCTTCAGAATTCAAGCCACTTTATGATTGGAAATCCAGCGTAAAAGATAAAATCGCCAAAATCGCCACCGAAATATATGGTGCGGAACACGTGGACTATACTGCCAAAGCTAAAGCCGATTTGAGAAAAATCACCGACCTTGGTTTGGATGATTTCCCCGTGTGCATAGCAAAAACACAAAAATCGTTATCGGACAACCCAAAATTATTGGGCAGACCCAAGGATTTCATCATCACGGTGCGAGAGATTGAAATTGCAGCGGGAGCAGGGTTTTTGATTCCGATTACGGGGGACATAATGCGTATGCCCGGATTGCCGGCACATCCTTCATCCGAAGGAATCGACATCAATGATGATGGTGAAATTACAGGCTTGTTCTGATCCTTATATTTTCTGCAACCAATAGCGCATATCCACCTCTTTGGAGATGATTTCCTTCACCTCTGAAAGTTTTACACGTTTTTGGTCCATAGTGTCCCTATGGCGAATGGTCACCGTATCGTCTTCCAAAGTTTGATGGTCCACGGTTACACAGAACGGTGTTCCTGCCGCGTCTTGGCGACGGTAACGACGGCCTACGGCATCCTTCTCATCATACTCTACATTGAAATCCCATTTCAGTTCGTCCACCAATTTTTGAGCCACTTCCGGTAATCCGTCACGCTTCAACAAAGGTAAAACCGCCACTTTGTTCGGAGCCAACACGGCCGGAATCTTAAGTACGGTACGTGTGGAACCGTTTTCCAACTCTTCTTCCTGCAATGCATTGGAGAAAACGGCCAAGAACATACGATCCAATCCTATGGAAGTCTCCAATACGTAAGGAGTGTAGCTTTTATTTTCTTCGTGGTCGAAATATTGCAATTTTTTACCGGAGTATTCCTCGTGTTTGCCCAAATCAAAATCGGTACGGGAATGGATTCCTTCCAATTCTTTGAAACCGAAGGGAAACTTAAATTCGATATCCGCGGCAGCATCCGCGTAGTGGGCCAATTTTTCGTGGTCGTGGAAACGATAGTTGTCCGCACCCATTCCAAGGGAAAGATGCCATTTCATCCGTTTTTCCTTCCAGGCTTCGTACCATTCCATTTGGGTACCCGGTTTTATAAAGAATTGCATCTCCATCTGTTCAAATTCTCGCATTCGGAATATAAACTGACGGGCAACAATCTCATTACGGAAGGCTTTTCCTGTTTGGGCAATTCCAAACGGAATCTTCATCCTTCCTGTTTTTTGTACGTTCAAAAAGTTGACAAATATACCTTGTGCGGTTTCGGGACGAAGGTACAGATCCATGGCACTGTCGGCAGAAGCTCCGAGTTTGGTGCCGAACATCAGGTTGAAC from Flagellimonas oceani encodes the following:
- a CDS encoding iron chaperone, encoding MGKIEEYISKFPKEVQLHLQEIRTIIKKTAPMATEQMAYGMPGYKTNGKPLVYFAAYKSHIGFYATPSGHETFQKELSKYKQGKGSVQFPLNQPIPFELIEQIVRFRVEENANLN
- a CDS encoding GyrI-like domain-containing protein yields the protein MTPRIQTLPTTLLVGKKSITSFADNNTFELWHSFSPRKKEIKHSINDNLYSVEIYPSTSFFQNFNPTQVFEKWAAIAVSQVEEIPEEMQSLTLPEGLYAVFSYKGKPSEAMETFKYIYSEWLPNSGYAMDHRPYFALMGAKYKGEHPESEEEFWVPINAEQ
- a CDS encoding autorepressor SdpR family transcription factor; the encoded protein is MNSLFKALNDETRRQIVELLKEKDMNAGEIAERFHISKPSISHHLDILKQADLVTSEKKGQFVEYSLNTTILEDLLNWILTLKK
- a CDS encoding SdpI family protein, giving the protein MNLKKELPLIGIVLLPFLYLAYVWNQLPTEVPLHWNIKGEVDRYGDKSELILIPILTSLLIYVIFLAVPHIDPKKQIQKMGKKYDTLKWIITTFMSVLALFIIYTAKNQSVANPNYILLLCGVLFIIFGNYFKTIKANYFIGIRTPWTLENEVVWKETHKLGGKIWFAGGLLIILSSLIFNEQTNFIIFMTLVAIMVLVPVVYSYLLFKKKKV
- a CDS encoding DUF3124 domain-containing protein; protein product: MLSKWVPFAFLLLIFSCTEKTKKGVSSIDPVNWNNRVAAISPTDSLMTGTSYLSVYSEIYSETEHRTHNLTSTISMRNTNLKDTIYITKAEYFDTKGNPIRTYFDEPIYIRPMETVEIVIDEKDRSGGTGANFLFDWSIKPDSHEPYFEGVMISTSGSQGLSFTTEGKRVE
- a CDS encoding formate--tetrahydrofolate ligase produces the protein MTDLQIAKDVSLQHIATIAEKFGIDPEHIEMFGKYKAKLPLKAIDREKAKESNLVLVSAISPTPAGEGKTTMSIGLSEGLNRLGKKSTVVLREPSLGPVFGIKGGATGGGYSQVMPMEDINLHFTGDFAAIEKAHNLLSAIIDNNIQSKTNSLLLDPRTIGWKRVMDMNDRSLRHIIVGLGGTTSGVPRETGFDITAASEIMAILCLAESLSDLKKRLGNIFVGYTFDKKPIYAKDLKAESAMAALLKDAIKPNLVQTIEGNPAIIHGGPFANIAQGTNSVIATLMGMTHSDYTVTEAGFGFDLGAEKFFDIKCQSANLKPKAVVLTTTIRALKYHGGADLKSLTKPNVEALKKGLPNLEKHLENIAKFKVVPVIAINKFVSDTEEEIAVIKALAVSKGVRVAVANVWAKGGEGAEDLAKAVIDIVESKASEFKPLYDWKSSVKDKIAKIATEIYGAEHVDYTAKAKADLRKITDLGLDDFPVCIAKTQKSLSDNPKLLGRPKDFIITVREIEIAAGAGFLIPITGDIMRMPGLPAHPSSEGIDINDDGEITGLF
- a CDS encoding glycine--tRNA ligase → MANQEDIFKKVISHAKEYGYVFQSSEIYDGLSAVYDYGQNGAELKKNIREYWWKAMVQLNENIVGIDAAIFMHPTTWKASGHVDAFNDPLIDNKDSKKRYRADVLIEDYVAKIEAKIDKEVAKAEKRFGDSFDKEQFLATNQRVMDYQEKADSILKRMGQSLAKEDLADVKALIEELEIACPLSGSKNWTDVKQFNLMFGTKLGASADSAMDLYLRPETAQGIFVNFLNVQKTGRMKIPFGIAQTGKAFRNEIVARQFIFRMREFEQMEMQFFIKPGTQMEWYEAWKEKRMKWHLSLGMGADNYRFHDHEKLAHYADAAADIEFKFPFGFKELEGIHSRTDFDLGKHEEYSGKKLQYFDHEENKSYTPYVLETSIGLDRMFLAVFSNALQEEELENGSTRTVLKIPAVLAPNKVAVLPLLKRDGLPEVAQKLVDELKWDFNVEYDEKDAVGRRYRRQDAAGTPFCVTVDHQTLEDDTVTIRHRDTMDQKRVKLSEVKEIISKEVDMRYWLQKI